A region of the Aphis gossypii isolate Hap1 unplaced genomic scaffold, ASM2018417v2 Contig00955, whole genome shotgun sequence genome:
CGCATTTATTTGATCCTCACCGAAATGAAAACGAACGTTGTCTTTTAACAATTGATACAATGGCTTGGCAATTAATGcaaaattaggtataaaacGCCTAAAGTATGAAGCTAATCCAATAAAACTTTTGAGTGCTTTTGTACAATTTGGCACAGGATAGTCTTTTACAACTTCTACATTTTTTGGGTTAGGTCGAACACCTGACTCATCAACTAAATagcctaaataaataattttggtcttaagaaatttacatttatccaACCTTAACtgtaatttatatctattcattaatttaaacacatgACTTAAAGTTTCTAACTGGTCTTCTAATGTATTAGTTGCAATAacaaaatcatcaaaataaactataacctTACCTGCTCGGATAAGTtcactaaaaatgttatttacataTCTTTGGAATTTTCCTGGCCCATTGCACAGTCCAAATGgcattttacaatattcaaaTTGGCCCAATGGACAAGTAAAAGAAGTATATTTTCTTGATGACTCAGCTACTTCAATATGATGAAATCCGTCCTTAAGGTCaatactagaaaaatatttattcccCCTCAATGAATCAAGGTGGTCATCAATTAAAGGAATTGGGTACCTATCTTTACAAGTCCGTTTATTTAATTCTCTGTAGTCAATGCATAACCTCAATTCACCCGTCTTCTTTTTCACTAACACCACAGGACTACTATATTCAGAATTGCTTGGTCTAATTACTTTCTTTTCTaacaatttatctattatcttTTGCAACtcatttttctcaaaatatgACAAACGCCTGGGTTGGAAATAAAagacatcattattttttaatttaatttctaatggGTCACTAACTATTGGTTCAAATTCTGTTTGATAttcgtttttcaaataaaaattattatatatatcatataatttaattttaatactttcagGTACAGACAAATCCAAATTAAGGTCAATATCATTAGATTTCATGTCCAAGGCactcaaatttaatatctcaTCAAATGATACTATATCACTACGTTtcaattcaatttcaaatttaccaTTGTTATTCCCAAATATAACTCTAGGATGAGATAGAAAATTTCTACCTAACAGACAATCACacctaattgtattattaggtacaacatttaacttaatatttattggatCACCAATATCAGGTTGATTAATATCTgcataaatttgatttaatactaCTAATTCAGATCCATTTATACCAACAATACCAGTACTTATTGGATCTATTGAAGACTTAGTATCTAAAGGgaacaatttttctttaatcagACTAACAGGACTACCTGTATCTACTACagctaaaatattaggtatacaattacCCGCTATTACaatatcaatacaaattacatatgcAGGTGTTACCGAATCTGATGGCTGCAATACCATGGTAGCGTTTCTTGGTCCGACTTGATGCTGAGAACTGGATTGAGTTGAGTTGAATTGCGATTGATTTTGTGGACAATGAGTTATCTTGTGTTCAGATGATCCACATTTGAAACAGGAACCTTGCAAACGTTTTGGTTGAGTACATGATGGTGAAATATGATCCAGTGATCCACAATTATAGCACCGGCTTTTAGTTTTGTTCGACAATGGTTTAGCATTAGAACTTTTAACAATTGGTTGCTTTGAAAATGACTCTGGTGAAGATTGAGAAGTTACTGCTGGCTTAATCAATGTAGAATTAGACACAAGGCGATCATTATTCTTAAATCGTGTTTGTCgagaatcattaattttagtaaatgttACAATGTCAGCTAATAGTTGGTTTTCATCTAAGTGACTACTACTtaacaaatacatacataagtcacgtgaaaaaaaaaccttcaACTATTTGTtgtttagatttataaaatgacaGACTAAGTTCACGACACATTCGAGCTTTATCATGAAAGTATTCAATTGTTAACTCGCCCTTTTTCTGATGACgtgcaattaataatttcatacggTCAACAATAGACATTTGAGTGTTGATAAAAGTAGAAATGAATTGTTGTTCAAAATTAGCCCAATTGACAAACGAACGACCAATATACCAATTGCGAGATGGTCCGTTCAATTTATTCCTAACAATTTCCAATTTGAAAGAGTCTGGCCAATTGTGTAAGTCGGCGGTAGAATTTATACTTTGAATCCACTGAGACGCTTCAGTATGGGACTCATTTCCCATAAAGACTGGCAATGTATTATGAAAATCCGGCATAACATAATATCCGTTTAATGCATTGCTTTGCACCGAAGGTGAACTTGATGTTGAACGCTGTTGGATAAGTTGATTCAATTGAGACATGAGTAAACGGTTTTGTTCGAGAAccgccataataatattgttatctattGCCGCCGGTGTGATAACGATGGCAAACTGTTATTACCAGCACTTATATCGAAATGTTGATCAAGTGGTGACTGATGTGCATCGGTGCTGTTGGTAGCACTGCCATGGCGACCAGACGCTTGCGGCTCAACGGCATCCGAACAACTTTGCACATCGGCGGTTTCAAAAACCACGTTTTCAGAAGACATCTTTCGAATCCCACTTCTGAGGTTGTAGGggctcatatatatataatgtaatgaaatgTAATGTCAGgagttaaacaataaaataatatacaaaataattgacaattagttattaaatatattaaatattaatttgtgacCGATAcgtaaacaacataatatagaacTTTAGAATCACAATACTTCAcaactaattatataaaacaatttagatcaatactaataatatgaaagaaaacaattaaaatcaatactaataatataaaagaaacaatCTAAAAAGTAACGACGCGGACCAATGTGACCGCATCGCGTCTCTGCGTACAACTGTTAACTGAAcaactaaaaactaataataataataataataatgataatgatgttTAGTAATATGGCGGGAGCCACACAATGTTTATTGAGTGAGCTGTAATGCGTTGATCCAGCCAATATTACTACATTATCAAtagattacaaataaaaataaaaacgataatgttcaattaaaaaaaaaaaaaaaaaaaaaaaaaaaaaacaatatttatgtactgtggtatatatgataatatattacgtattaaaaatattaaaattatcaatgactatacaaaatacaaataagaaacaaaaattaaaatgatcaaTAGTTGTGTTATGTAAATGCAAAACcagcaaaaaataaatcatttcatggttattttggttttattgatttgttatATCGGGCTTTAATACAATCTCCGCAAACTTCACATGAtgcatttataagtaaaaatgatttctCTTCATCCTTCATGTCCTCCATTTTGAAACAGGGGCgtcatttcacattttttcatGGGATGCAAAACcaatattgaaaatcttaaGTAATACCAGTCACTCGCGTATGGTCGAGTCATCCcatgaatttttttcaacacactttttatgtaaatgtagatcattttatagaaattatagtataaaacaaataacaataacaaataacacaatattaggtatatggaTCACCACAgctaatttttcaataatcaattagataatataactgATCAAAACTGTTCATCTGATCAATTAAcgctaaaaaaactaaattacctaatagattatgatataaaaatgtgtataaaccaaataatataataattaagtaatgtatatttaaatataatataataaattacaatttacaataaaggAAATCttctagattttaatttagcaAAACTATCTACTACTTCATTAAGATCTAATGTATCAACTTCTTCCTTTTCAGTTGCAATTACCATTAAATCACTTAACCTTTTATCTCCCATAGTTAAGcgcaaataatttttcactcTTTTCAATGTAGAAAAAAAGCGTTCATTAGAAACAGTACTAACAGGcagtgttaaaataattgttaacatttttaaggtTTCTACAAAAGCAGATGCTAATTTAGATAGCATTTCTGTCAGTGTTATAATATCAggattaatttcttttttttatttgagtagTGCTTGGATGGAAGAAAATTCAgaagataaatatatagaattagttttaaaatgccTATAATGGTTAAGAAATTTTTCAAGAtacatagaatttaaatttaaaaattgattactgTTGGAGTTAAAAATGTCCATAACcatcaaaatatcattattagtaCAAGAAAATCTTTTTTCTATTTCAGCTACAAATCTGAAaagcaaaaatcaaaaaagcaTAGTATAACCATTTTCAAGCAGATAGAATAAggtgtaaaaaaatcattgtaaaattaacattattactcctttcaaaatctaaaatattataatatgtgcatgAGTGGCGAGCAAGTGTGTCTTatggtattttgtattatagatatttattatataaatatgaaaatttaaaaacatataaatacctGTCAATTACTGTGTAGTAAACATCTATCATCAATAAATCATTTGCCTGAGGATTGTCTGTTTTTTTACCCACAGTTGTTAGAACATAGTAATCATCCAACTTTTTGCTAACTTTACCACTtcgaatatttcttttattttttaaagtaatgttATTTTGTAGTGCAATATTTATGCTTTTCTCTTGAAGTAAATTCCAACTGTCTTCATTTCTATTATTGAGAAGTTCATTTTTGGTTGATTGTATGAGTTCAATTGCATTTTGTAGTACAATTTTATCTGATTGTAACTCACATGAAACACAGTGAATTTTTTCaagtaaattttcaattacacACAGTAATGTGATGAATTCTATGGTGGATATTTGCCATACAAGGCCATGCGATGTAGTTCTTGTAGCTTCATCACTTTCATCAGTGGATGTGTCTGCTAATATTTCAAGTACTTCTTTGATTTCTGTAAATctaagttttactttttttattaatgtataccaGTATGACCACCTTGTATTTACTAATCTTTCTAAATGaagtatttctaaattttttttttttttttgaattttttcaaataactcaTACCTTGTTTGACTGTTcattagaaatttataaatatgttgaattgtatcaaaaaaattaactatcttAGGATTATTTTGAAGAGTATTCACCAAACATAAATTAAGCCGATGAGCAAAACAATGTATGTAAATAGCATGGGGTACAATTTCTTGAATTCTAGATTGTACACCTGAGAATTTTCCGCTCATGACTACTGCACCATCATAACATTGagaaatacagtttttaatatctaGTTTTTGACTACAtgtaatgttgataatttcATTTGCGAAGGTTTCGGCATCTGAAATGCTCATGTGGTAACAGCCTATGGAtctttcatttattttgtaatttttatcaacaaatcGTATGATGAAGCTTAATTGTTCCTTGTGTGATGCATCTTTAGTTTCATCAACTAAGATAGTGTATGTTCCTAAGTTTGTcattgttgataaaatattttttcgtatGCTCTGTGcaacaatagaaataaaatcattttggtAATAAGGTGATGTATAATGACCATATCTACGACTCAgattaagttttaagttttcatCAGCAAATGAATCTATAAGTTCTACGAAATTTCCTCTATTAGTTGATTCTAATGATTCATCATGACCTCTGAAGACAAGACCTTGTTTACAAAGGAATATTGTTGCttttaacgaaaaataaatatgttttcgaTTTTCTATAACTTCAGTTTCCCTTTGAAAATTTACCAAATTAGcaatcgatttatttttgcttaaatCATCCTGAGTGGATAAATAACtattccatttaaaaaaaagttgttttatgtttttcactTACAGCATGTTTTTTCAATACAGAGTTAATATTCTGTCAATTTTTCACTCCATAACTTACAAATGCCGTTTCACCATAAGACTGTCCTCTCTGCAATAATCCAGCTCCAAAATGACGACAACAAAAgcagtacaatttattttttaatactgagTATTCAAgccatttaaaatgttcatacaaatttgaattaaatcgaCGTCCATTTGTTTTAGGAAAACAAATAACAGGTTGAACTggtgtttcatttttattttgagagATATCCGTGAATAACTTAAttgatttctaaaaaatcacatatattaataattaaactgatgataaaatataataaataaaaacaacataacATTGATTCTTTTTCAGTTAAATTATCGTTTTCTATTGGCTTTTCTGTATCAATATTTGTGGATGGTATAACGTCTGCATTTATTGGCGGTATATCATTGTTCtagaaatttaacaataagtattaatattcatgagaaattaaaaatttgcttacgttttaaatttaatttaatatgagtgtgtatctaataattattattataacattttctattaaaaagtaacattatttaatattatgttaaacttaatattttaattattttagtattaagccAGTTCGACATGATAGAAGCTTCTGATGTATCACGTTTTTTAttcatcttataaaatatatagaatatagatattttatcaggtatttaagtataaaaattcaacGCGTGTCATGTTTCAAGAACGACAagaacagtaataatataaccacaATATATTACCACAGTACAAACcacgattaaaaatatctattaatatatttaatcgcGATACAAACAAGAAACGACAACACGACAACGGACGACTATGGAGTAATAAAATAGTGGGGGCCCGGCCGCCTGCTAGACATCACGAACGAACCCGACTATTTGAGGCCCCGCTGTAAGTTAGTAAAATAGTAACGGTTATTGACGTTTTATCGTTATCTACACGGTGACGGTGTAGGTATCATGTTATATTGGTGATCCACAAAATATTGtgacaaatcaaaaaaaaattacaaaactattgttatttgttttataattttataaaataatccacACAAAaagtgtgtttaaaaatattcatgggATGCAATTACATACCCTTGCATCCCACAAATGACGCCactgttttgaaattaaaatctttaatatatgAGCTGATAAAATCACTTCTAATACATTCTGgtgtcaaatataaaatatcacactTGATAATCATACATGCATTATTGAAAACAGTTTGATACAACACCAATTTATTTGCACGAGCGTCTAGAGACAGCGCCTCTTATcagtactattattatcagtatcaCGCTATCATGACAGTTGCTTTATCACATAATCGtttgattacatttaaattttatttaaatattcatgttttatttaataagatatatatttaaaattttgtattattttattaaattaattgaatttacaCTATACCAGTATACAATGTCCTCATCGAATGAACAACTGGAAACAGTTCAATTGAAATGTGGTTCTATTCAAGGtaaggatttaaaaaaatgcatatctaatattattcaaagttatatttcaaatataaaataaatgtattctttACAAGtttataagaacaacttatgaggaactttgtattaaattttcaagtttcacatcattgtaaaatcaatacattcttcactccgttcagaatctaaaatattataaagtacatacaattttacaatatatggtaaaaataattaaaaaattgtgtcccggggaaaaatacttaatatttctaatacataattttttaaacttggaACTTAtatcattgataataattttattagttatttaattatttaaatttttatatttgtatttatatttattttattttatgtgttgtGTTGTGTTGCAGGCTACAAAATATCGGTATTTTTCCCCGggacacaattttttaattatttttaccatatattgtaaaattgtatgtactttataatattttagattctgaacggagtgaagaatgtattgattttacaatgatgtgaaacttgaaaatttaatacaaagttcctcataagttgttcttataaaCTTGTaaagaatacatttattttatatttgaaatataactttgaataatattagatatgcatttttttaaatccttaCCTTGAATAGAACCACATTTCAATTGAACTGTTTCCAGTTGTTCATTCGATGAAGACATTGTATACTGGTATAGtgtaaattcaattaatttaataaaataatacaaaattttaaatatatatcttattaaataaaacgtgaatatttaaataaaatttaaatgtaatcaaaCGATTATGTGATAAAGCAACTGTCATGATAGCGtgatactgataataatagtactgATAAGAGGCGCTGTCTCTAGACGCTCGTTTTATTTGCTAACTCTATGATATTTGCATTTATACATGgttgcaataattttaaacgatttaaattattactggaTAATGTAATCTTTCCATTGATGTAAATTAACTGATTCAgattttacacatattttataataaaaatggttgTCCAATTTAACACGTTTTGGTTGATGAACTGTGGTTAAAGAACAAACAATTGGTGTAAAACAATCatcaaatataaacttattccATTGCGATACATTTAGTAGTAGACATTGTTTAGTTACGTTGCTCTTGAATAAAATAGCCACAGATAAAGGTTGATCCACAAGATAaccaatataaatgtttttccaCCCTGATGTTGTATACTGTAGGTTGATTTGACTATTATGGTGTCCATGAAATATgaggtaataattttaattattgaattcaagatgaaaataatttggtttaaCTTTCACCCTTGTAGATCGCctaagtttttgaaatttaagacGATGTAATCgtattgattgttttttaaggtttgaaatatttctttcaattttatttaaattatatacactttttgtggaaaaaataaaatacaacatagtCATCACTGCACATCTGAAAAAAACACAACTAAAATGATACaaagaaaatagtaaaatataatagtcaatataataatattaaaaaacagttataccacattatagaaattaaaagtaattatttgtttacttattttgataatagtttaatatattttaaaatcgaaaaaaaatataaataataacaatgcacaaacataatatgtcaAGCCCACAATGGTCATTTTGATTTGACCGCGCACATAAagtaaaaagattttattgacaaaaacagaagaaaaaaaatgaaaaaatgtagacTCATGGTCTAGTTGACTACGATACTGAGTGTAGTATTAACATACTTACTTACCCTAAATTTACAAACTCTAAACCCAACGCCTTAGCCCACTAGGCCATGAGTCTAcgagtaatttaattaccattttatgaatataagttgaaataaataaaatgtacaaatcgtgaattaaaaaaattaaactcgcAAAACGATGCACGattgtattaacatttactcggggaaaataaataaaatgtagtaataGAACTATCAATCAGTTGGAGTGTAGTGTGAAATGATTGAAGCCAAAAATGAGATCTGTTTAATCTATTcagatgttatttttatgtgtgcACACGTGTATTctatcttttattaaaaactaagaattataaaatgtgcaaTTTTTGCTCGCGtggataaaatgaatattttgtgtaCCCACGGTAAACAAAACCAATTTATGTAGAATTCGGTCTTGCCACCGCTAAAAAACTTGGATAGAACgtacaaaatatacctactagagtttatttaacttaataatctATTGTTAATTTCTATACCTCAACTTTCCAACCTATGACGGAACGTGCCTCCGTCGTGAAAGAAGCATGTAGCAACCACCACAGGTTACTACACCAGTTAGCGCTCAAACAacacaaattaatatgtaGATCACACAAGCCGATACTTCCCAAAATGCCTGATGTTGGCACAATACTTCAATTCAAATCATGGGAAAATTCGCATCGTCGCCCATTCACGATCTATGCGGACTTCGAGGCGTTACTTTTCAAGACCGACGAAATTAAAggtataaattctaaaataatacagaCTCATAAGCCTATCAGCTATGGGTTTGTTGTTAAAGTATTAGATGATGTTGCGctagaattaattaataaatttaatattcatttatcgtGGTTACATTGGCGAACAGGATGTTGCAAAACATTTTGTAGAAAGTATTGTTGAAGTGTCTCGAAAAATTGAGCTTATCATCACTCGTAAATAATCTGATGACACCAGGATACGATAAGTTTAGAGAGACCACTAAACATTTTTCCGCCGTCGATATGTCACTCGAAACACTTAAAGGTGTTTATCCATATGAGTACACGTCATGTGGATGGGAAAAACTAGATGTCGATACTTTACccgaaaaaaaagatttttacaaCACGCTTACAAAGTCTGAAGTCAACGATGAAGAATACGATCACGCAAAAAACGTATGGAACCACTTTGTTTGCCGGACAATTGGCGTGTATTCgaacctatatttaaaaatcgataTCCTTTTGTTGTCTGATGTATATGAAAATGTTCGTGATCTTTGTTTGAAAACATACAATCTTGATCcagcattttattatacggcACTTGGATTCAGCTATGACTGCATGCTCAAACTCACGTCAATAAAATTGGAGCTATTAAATGACTACGACATGCTATTGATGATAGAAAATGGTAtgtttttttccataaatgtttataatttaatttttttaggtaaCGAGGGAAATTAGTATGCTAAAAcgaataatgaaaaaacattAGATTAATCTTTGTTGATGCTTATTGGGGCTTTATGGATCAAAAAAACCAACAGCTACAGGAACGATAATAGTCAATTACCAGCaagaaatgattataattatgataaattattcaaagtcAGGCCTTTATATTATCAagctcaaaatattataagaagcATACCTAAGGAAGAACATTTAGCAGTAGACGAACAAATAATCCCTACCAAGAGTAGAACATCactcaaacaatataatcCAAAAAAGCCCCATAAATGGGGTTAcaaagtttttgttttgagTGGTAAATCAGACTTCTGTTATGACTTTGATATTTTAGCTGGGGCTCAAAGTAATATGGTACATGAATCATGTCCAAATTTATCTGCTAGTGGTAATGTAGTTATTAGAATAAGTTATTTCACACTAAGGcactgtaattataatttttttttttttttgataattggtTCACTTCTATAcctttattagtt
Encoded here:
- the LOC126555625 gene encoding zinc finger MYM-type protein 1-like, translating into MFCNILFANKSIKLFTDISQNKNETPVQPVICFPKTNGRRFNSNLYEHFKWLEYSVLKNKLYCFCCRHFGAGLLQRGQSYGETAFDDLSKNKSIANLVNFQRETEVIENRKHIYFSLKATIFLCKQGLVFRGHDESLESTNRGNFVELIDSFADENLKLNLSRRYGHYTSPYYQNDFISIVAQSIRKNILSTMTNLGTYTILVDETKDASHKEQLSFIIRFVDKNYKINERSIGCYHMSISDAETFANEIINITCSQKLDIKNCISQCYDGAVVMSGKFSGVQSRIQEIVPHAIYIHCFAHRQTRYELFEKIQKKKKNLEILHLERLVNTRWSYWYTLIKKVKLRFTEIKEVLEILADTSTDESDEATRTTSHGLVWQISTIEFITLLCVIENLLEKIHCVSCELQSDKIVLQNAIELIQSTKNELLNNRNEDSWNLLQEKSINIALQNNITLKNKRNIRSGKVSKKLDDYYVLTTVGKKTDNPQANDLLMIDVYYTVIDSTVSNERFFSTLKRVKNYLRLTMGDKRLSDLMVIATEKEEVDTLDLNEVVDSFAKLKSRRFPLL